GCGGATGTCACCGAGACCCTCGACGGCATCGTTCGCCCATGTTTCCGGATGTACCGCAAACAGCACTCCTTGCGGCCTGACGAAATGTTGCAGAAGTCCAGGAGACGGATCGGCCCGGAAAACCGAGACGCGATCCCGTGGGGCATCGACGGCCACGAGTTCGAAAGCCGGCGTGTCGCGTTCTGGCCGATAGCGCGGTGCCGCCTCGGTCTGGCCCGCAAGCGAGCTGTAGGTCCTGGCGCCCTCGTCCACATATCTCTCCATGTAAAGGAGCGCCTGTTTTCCCTGGAAGACGGCTGCAAGATCCAAGCGATGTCTCCCCGTCTCGTGTGCCATGTCCCACATCCCGTCGCGTGACGGACACGCGCCGGGGCGCCCCTGTTCCGCTCAGGGATCCGGCCTGTAGACCCAGATCGCCGCCGGCTCGTGAGCGCTCGCACGCACAGCGAGGAACAGGCGGTCGAGTTCGGGGACGAACAGCGCCGTCCGCGCTCCGGAGGCAGTGGGGATGCGAGCCAGCCGGCGGAACGTGCCCGCATCCTGGAACACGTCCAGATGGCCGTCACCGCAGCTCACGTAGACCCGGTGCCGTTTCGCATCCACGAACACGTCGTCGGCGTCCCCGCATGTTCTGGCGCTCGCGACGGGAACCCCATCCTGCATGGAATACGCCGTCAGCATCGCCGGGTTCCGGAACACCACGAGGACCTGCCGGGACGTCTCGTCGAGCGCCATCGGAAAGTTCGCGCTCGACCGGACCGTCGGCCATCGGGCAGTTACCGTCCCGCTCCCGCCGTCCGCCACCTCGACTGCGTGCGCATCGGGGACGTTCACGAAGATCCGGCTCCCGCCGCTCTCGAGCCTGAAGCTCTCGGGATGACCATGCAATGCGATCTGGGCGACCGTTCGGTTTTCCCGGGCGTCGGTGATGGCGAAGGAGCCTTGGCCATAACCGACGATCACCCGGTTGCCGACGCTGTCGACGCGGATGTTGTCCGCGTCTTGGCCGAGTTCCAGGCGTCTTTCCTCCTCGAGATTCTCTCCGTGGAACAGCCGCACCGATCCGTCGCCCGCGCAGGCGACATAAAGGGTGTCGGTCGAAGGGACATAACCGACACCCTGCGGCTCCTTGAATCCTTATCCGACCCGACACCCGCGAGGCGTTCAGGTCGACAATGCCGACGCTGTCGTTGCCGAGTTCCGCCACGAAGAGGCGCTGCCTGGCAAGGTCAATCGCCATATGGTCGATCCGACCTTCGACGTCGCCGAGCGGGATCTTCGTCGCGAGCTGGAGGGGGACGGCCTCCCCTGCGCCTGCGGGCGAGGCCGTCGCGCCCGCCGCCGACAGGGCAGCTCCCACGAGGAGGCTCAAGGCCGGCAGGGAGCACGCTCTCATCGGTTCCTCCTAGTCCTTCGCGGTCTCCACCTGGTCGAGCGCGGCCCGCAGCCCGTTGGCGAGCTTATGGGCATCGTTGTTGGCCCAGAAGTGCATGAAGAACAGGCGCGGCTCATCCATGAGCATGTGGTTGTGCACTGCCGCCACCTCGATCCCGTTCGATTGCAGGGCCTTGATGACCGGATTCACCTCGTTGGCGGTGAGCACGAAATCGCCCGCAATAGCGGCTTTGCCGGATCCGGTCGGCTGGAAGTTGATCGCAATGGCCGAACCCATGGCTGCGGGCACCTCCATGCCATTGTCGCGAACCGCCTCTGCCCGGGACACGCTGACCTGATAGACGCCGCCATTCATCTTGCCCTTGCGCCCGAGGGCCCGGTCGATGGCGGCCGTGTCAAGGTCGAGTGCCGATCCGGTGGATGCCGTTGTGCTCGCCTGCGCGGCCGCCTGGGGCGAGATGCCGGCGGTCTCCGCCCCGAACGGCGTCCTGCTGGCGTTGAGCGCCTCCCGCAGGATCGCGGCAAGCTTCGCGGGTTCGCCCTGGCCGTGGACGTGCATGTACATCGTGGCCGGCGAGGAGCGCAGGAGGTGGCTGTGAAGCGCCGTGATCTCCACCCCGCCCTGCTCCAGCCGCGTCAGCACCGGATTGATCTCCTCCTGCGTCAGGACGAGGTCACCCATGACCGTGACCTCGTTCCCCATCGGCTTGAACGCGAGCCAGGAGCCGAGGGCCAGGGCCGGCTTGATCGCCACGCCGTCGAGGGTGACGTTGAGATCGGTCCGGGGCAGGCCGATCCGATAGACGCCGCCGGGCATTTCCGTGCCCTGCTTGCCGAGGCCGCCGGCAATCTGCTGCTGCCAACCTTCGGCGCCCAAGATTCGGCGCCCAAGACGGGTGTTCCGACAAGGAGCCCAAGGACTGCAAAGCTGGTCAGGATCCGCATGTCACTCTCCTGTGTCGCCCCCGTTCTCCCGCTCTTGGTCAGGCTCTCATTGCCGTTTCTGCGGCTTTTGCGGATGGGCCTCCTCGGGCAGGGAGGTCCCGCATAGAATCTGGACCTTCCGGCCGGACGCCCATACCCCATGGCAACGCGGATCGCCGGGCCGCCGATTCAGACAGAGGTCGTCCGCTTCGATCTTGCAGGATCCCTGGCCCGCCTTGCCCATCGAAAAGGATCGGACGTGACATCGACCCCACATCCGATGCCGTCAGTCGAGGTCTTCGAGCGCCTTTTCACGCGAAACGGGTTCCCGCTGTCGCGTTCGATGCTCTCAGCCGGAGGCAACAGGCGGCGCTCCCGCGTGAACGGAGCCGGACCTCGGGCGTTGGACAGCGGAGACTTGATCCCGTCCCCTGAGCTTGCGAGGCACAATGGACCCACAGGCGATCGATCAGACATTGCGAGATTTTGTCCGGGGCTCGCGCTTTATCCAGGAAGGGGCCGTCGTCACCGACCTCGACGGCACGGCCGTGCACGAATTCGAGGGACGCATCGTTATCCCCGATGCCGTCTCCCATAGCCTCAAGCGCCTGCGAGATCATGGCCGACCCGTGATCCTGAACTCGCTGCGCTTTCCCCTGAACGTCATCCGCACCTTCGGGCGCGAGTGGTACGCGATCTCGAACGCCCCGCTGCCGCTCGTCTCCCTGAACGGCGGCCTCATGGGCCGCCTCGTCGAGACGCGCGAGGGCGAGATTGCGTTCGAGGAGATCCATGCCTTTCCGCTGACGGCAGCCGAGCTCGACGAGGTGCTGGTCGGGGTGCAGGGTCTCGTCGACGGCGGAATCGACGACCTTGTCCTGTTCTACTACCCCCGCGATTGGACCCAAGGCGAACTCATCTGGACGCCGGTACCGGAGAAGGTCGGGGAGATCCGGGCCAAGTACCTTAGCGCCACCCGGGTCACATCCTCTCCGGTCGGAGCCCTGAGGAATGACCTTCACGCGCACGAGATCTGCATGATCTTCCTGCTGATCAACGCGGAGGAGGATCAGCTCATGGCGTACCAGCACGCCAAGCGCTCCAATTTCGTCACGCATGACGGAATCGACAAGCTGTCGGGCCTGGAGGCGCTGGCCGGGCAGCTCGGGCTCGATCTCGCGCAGGCGGTCGGCGCCGGCGACACCCCGATGGACAGCTTTCTCAAGGGCGTCGGCCTTGCCGTCCACGTCGGCGATCTCGCCCTCGAGTACAAGGGCCTGACCGCGACGGTAAAGGTCCGGGGCTCCCGGGAGCTCGGAGGCCTTTTCACCCGGCTCGCCACCCTGCTCGAAGGAGGATTTCGTTGAACGAGATGATGCCGCAGCCGCCGACCGTCAGCGAGCGCCAGGCCCGAGCCATGGCCCGGGCGATCATCATCCACCATTTCGGCTCCAAGCCCAGGCGGGTCAGTCAGAAGGGCGGCGGCCTCACCAACTTCGTCTACGAAGCCAACCACGCGGAAGGCGATTTCATCGTCCGGATGAGCCCGCAGCCGTCCAAGGTGAAGGAGTACCTGAAGGAGCAATGGGCCATGGCCCGAGCGCACGAGGTGGGCGTTCCGGTGCCCGAGGTGCTGGAGGTCGGCGCCGACGTGGTGCCGGTCCCGTACATGGTCTCACGCAAGGTCGCGGGCCGCGAGGCGACGCATCATCCTGAGCGGATGGCGGTGCTGCGGGAGATGGGGCGCCTGACGGCCTTGATCCACACCATTCCGACCAGCGGATTCGGCCATACCTTCGACTGGTCGAGCAACCAGCTCTCGCGCAAGGAGACCTGGGCCGAGTACCTCAAGCGCGAACTCCACATCGAGCAGCGGCTGAAGGTTCTGGAAGCGAACAGGATGCTGTCGAAGCCCCAGCTCACGGCCCTTCGCGCGACGCTGCACGAGATCGAGAGCCTCGAGGAGGACACGGTCCTGAACCACGGTGACATGCGACTGAAGAACGTAATGGTGAACGACACGGGGAACATCACGGCGGTGATCGATTGGGAGTTCTGCTCCTCCAACGTGGCGCCGCACTGGGACCTGGCGCTGGCGCTGCATGACCTCTCCGTCGACGCCAAGCAGGCCTTTCTCGGTGGCTATGGCGTGAGCGAGAAGGAGGTGCGCGCCATGGCGCCTATCCTCAAGGCGCTCAACGTTATCAACTACGCTCCCTTTGTCGAACGGGCCGCGGAAGAACAGGACGAGCCACGGCTGGAGCAATACCGGACCCGGTTCAGCGGCGCCCTGGACCTCTATTCGCTCTGAAAGGTGGGGCTCGGCACCGACATCGACCTCCTGGACCGCAACCCAGCGCATCGTGCGGACCCTGCGGGCCGCGCCAGCGAATAATGGACCGGTTTCCGCTCAAGCGGCGGGCTCTTTCCAAGAAGAGAGCATCGAATTGATCCCATAAGTGGATTCCACCTTTGACGTCCGATGCTCCAGCGCGGTGATCCCCTTTCGGGCTGATCCGATGTTCGCTCGCGTGGATGCGGTCAGAGGTATCCGAATTGTTATCGAACCTGTCGTCCCCTGATGCATTGCCTCCTCGACGCCAGTGCCGGACGCAGGTCGCGCGCCGAGCCCAGAATGAGAGGAGGCGATGTGGTTGCCGTATCAAGCCCAGGTCCTCTGAGGCCGCTCCATCCCCTTCACGCCATCCTTCTCGCATTTCCATTTCCGCTCTTCCTCGCTGCGCTGCTTAGCGATCTTGCCTACCGGTCGAGCTTCCATGTGCAGTGGGCGAATTTCTCGTCCTGGCTTATTGCCGGCGGGCTGCTGGTCGGCGCCTTCGCCGTGCTCTGGGCGCTGGTCGATCTCTTTCGCCGAGCGACAGCCCGCAAGGGGCGAGCGATCGCCTATTTCGTTGTGCTGCTCGCCATGTGGGTGCTCGGGCTCGTCAACGCCCTAGTCCATGCGAAGGATGCCTGGGCGACCATGCCGGAGGGCCTCTACCTGTCCGCGGCCACCGCCCTCCTGGCCCTTGTCGCGGCCTGGATCGGCTATTCCGGATTCAGAACCGGAGAGGTCGCATGATCCGCCCGTTCCTCCTGATCGGAGCCCTCGCCATCACCCTGGCCGCCTGTAATGGCGACCCCGGGCCGGAGCAATACGGCCCTAATCCGACTCTGCCCGAACCGCAGCGCGGCCTCTTGCCCTCCATGAAGATCCCTCGGCCGGCCAACTGGGGCAACGATCTTCCGAAGGTGCCGCAGGGCTTCAAGATCCAGCCCATCGCCACGGACCTCAAGATCCCGCGTCAGACCCTGGTCCTCCCCAACGGCGACATCCTGGTTGCGGAGGGGTCCGGCGGCAACGCGCCGACCCTGCGCCCGAAGGACGTGATCGCGGGCTTCATCAAGAGTCTCGGTAAGAGTTCCGTGAAAGGTGGCGATCGGTTGACGCTGCTGCGCGATGCCGATGGCGACGGCACCTACGAGATGCAGGGCGTCTTCGCCGACAACCTCAATGCACCCTACGGCCTCGCGTTCGTCAACGGCGCCATTTACGTCGCCAACCAGGATGCGCTGGTGCGCTTCGACTATCGGGACGGACAGACCCAGGCGAGCGGGCCGCCGACCAAGGTGACGGATCTGCCCGCAGTGATCAATCATCACTGGACGAAGGCGATGACCGCCAGCGCCGATGGACGCTTTCTCTATGTCGGCATCGGCTCCAACAGCAACATCACCGAGCGCGGGATGGACGCCGAGGAAGATCGGGCGATGGTCTGGCAGATCGATGTCCAGACGGGAATGCACAAGCCTTATGCCACCGGCCTTCGCAACCCCACCGCTCTCGCCGTCCAGCCGGGAACGGGCCAGCTTTGGGCAGTGGTGAACGAACGGGACGAGATCGGCCCCAACCTCGTTCCGGACTACCTGACCTCCGTGCGGGAAGGCGGCTTCTACGGCTGGCCCTATAGCTATTGGGGCCAGAACGTCGATCCGCGCGCCCAACCGCAGGATCCGGAGAAGGTCGCCGCGGCGATCCGTCCGGACTACAGCCTGGGATCGCATGTGGCGGCGCTCGGCCTGGCATTCTCGACCCCGGCCATGGGCGCGGACTTCGCCGAGGGTGTGTTCGTCGGACAGCATGGCAGTTGGAACCGCAGCGTGCCCGTGGGCTACAAGGTGATCTTCGTGCCGTTCCGCGACGGCCGGCCCGCCGGTGAGCCGGTGGACGTCGTCTCCGGCTTCCTCGTCGACGACGGCAACACACGGGGACGGCCCGTCGGGGTGACGGTGGATCCGCGCGGCGCCGTGATCATTGCCGACGACCTGTCGAACACGGTCTGGAGAGTCACGAGAGACTAGAGCATCGGACGCAAAAGTGGGAACCGGTTTTGCGTGAAAAGCTGCTCGAAACATAGGCTTAGCGCATCGTGCGGACCCGGCAGGTCCACTTTTCGCACGATGCGCTAGACATTCAAGGCACGACAGTCCGGACCTCTCGGACATGCGCGATGGAGCGATCACGCAGGGCCGCTCGTGCGGGATTCGCGTCAAGCGAGTGTTCAGCCCTCATGGCCTCAGCCAGCGTCTTGATCAAAGCGTCATCCAGGGCACCGCTCGCGTTTCGCTCCTTTGCGACCTTTTCAAAGATGCCGCCATAACGTGAAAGATAATCGGCAATACCGCCGGGAGCATTGAGGTCCATGGCGGCGAACGGCCCCATGCACGCCCAGCGCAGTCCAAACCCCTGTGTGATGATCGTGTCCACATCCTGCGGCCGGATGACCTCCTCCCGCACAAGGTGGAAGAACTCATTGAGCATGGCACCCAGGACCCTGTTTGCGACGAAACCCGGCGTTTCACGGAGCAGCCGGACCGGCGTCTGGCCGACTTCCGTCATGAACGCGCAGGCGTGCTCGACCACCTCTTCCGACGTGAACGGGCTCGGGACGACTTCCGTCAGCGGCAGGAGATGTGGTGGCGTCAGGGGGTGAACGACGAGGAAACGCTCCCTCGCTGCCACACCATCGGCGAGCTCCGAGGGACGAAGGCCGGACGTGCTGCTTGCAATAATGGTTCCTGGATCCGCCGCATCGGCGATCTGACGAAGCAGCTCACGCTTGAGTGCGAGGACTTCCGGAGCCGACTCTTGCACGTAGCGTGCCCCACGCAGAACGTTCCTCAGTTCACGATGGACCCGTATGCGATCAAACGCCTCCGGAGGCACTGCGCAGTTCGTGCCGATCAGGCTTGTCGCCGATGCCTGCAAGTCCGAAATGATCTTTGCTTCACCGAGGCCAGCTCTGTCCCAGATCGAGACGCCGAGTCCCGCCCGGGCAAACACGAGAGCCCACGAAGTCCCGATGATGCCTCTTCCGACAATAGCGACACCGTCCATTTGTCTCTTCCTCGGTGGTGTGTAGGCCGCCCAGAGATGCCTTCCGATGGTAGAGCCGTTTCTGTTCAAATCACAGACCAGGGCATGCAGGCGAACGCAGCTTTCCACGACAACCCATGGAACGTATCACTCCGGCAAGGTCTCGATCAGGTATCCAAGCTGACCTCTGGAGCGTCGGACGCGGATCATGGGGAAGCAACAGTGATATCGGCCTTGAAGCCGAACAACTTCTGAGGCACCGCCCACTCGACCGACAACCATCGGAAACGTTGATGAAACGGTCTGTCCTGATGACAAGGACGAGCCGCCGCTCTTCGTTATCCGTTGCCGAAGCGCTCAGAACTTCCACATGAAGTTGCCCTTGAGGGCGTGCTTCTGCGCCTGCAATCCGATCTGGCCCGCATAGGCGGCACCGAGCAGCATGTCCGGAGCGATCTGCTAGAGCATCGGACGTGAAAAGTGGACCCGGTTTTCGCTAGCGCGGCCCGCCGGGTCCGCACGATGCGCTAGTCGAGACCAGCTTCCGCCACCAGCGCATTCCGGCCGATCGGCGTGCCGGCCGTTGTGAAGGCCGGCGCGCCACCGCTGAGGGCGAGCAGCGCCCGGGGCGCGACATCGCCATAAGCATAGCGCCAGCCGACTTGCCCCAGGAGCCGAAGCCTTCCCCCACGGGGTGAAGCGGCGCGGATCGGGCATGAACAGGTTGATCGCGACCGGCTCAGGTGCCGCCCCAGGGGCATCGGGTGCATAAATCGCCGGATAGGGACCCTGCACCTGAGCAAAGCCGGATCTTGCCTGTTGCCGATCGCTTCCGGTTCAAGTCTTGCCCCTTCGCCGGTGACGGCGCTGCCTGTTCAGCGCCGGTTCGAGCATTGTTCGCTGTCGCTGCTCGGCAACGGAGAGGCGACGAACGGCTCATTGCCGTATTGCATAGGTTCCTTGTCGGCTATTGCCTGACCGTCTCATCCCGCCTGCCCCAGTGTCCTGATCTTCAATCCATGGGGGCAAAGCCGAACGGGGTTGCGTTGAGGCCATCCATGTCCGGATCGATACGGCCCTTGGTTCCCGTCGCGCTCCTGCCTTGCTTCATGGCAACTCACCTCGGTGACCTGCCTCGCAACGGAATATGCCCCCCCCGGCTCCAGCATCGGACGTGACATCGAACGCACATGCGGTGCTGTCAGCCTGTGGTCTTGAGCATCTTTTCCCGCAAACCCGGTACCCGCTTTTGCATTCGATGCTCCACGAGGGGGCATCGGACGGAATCCCAAAGGGGATTCCACTTCTCACGTCCGAAGCTCTGGCCCATTGTATCGAGGTTGCACCGCCCGAAACGAATGCTCCGCCTGGCCCTGATGGCCGCCTCAGAATACCTTGATCTCGAAGGGAAGAAGAGTTGGAGCGGGTGAAGGGAATCGAACCCTCGTATTCAGCTTGGAAGGCTGCTGCTCTACCATTGAGCTACACCCGCGTGCTCTGCCGGTTGGATGGTGGGGGAAGTAGGACTCGAACCTACGAAGGCATAGCCAGCGGATTTACAGTCCGCCCCCTTTGCCGCTCGGGACATTCCCCCTTGCCAACCCTGACGCAGCGCGCCGAGGTCTTCACCCGAAGCGTCCCACAGGGTGGGGCCGCTCGGTGGCGCTCTTATGGTGACCTGGATGCCTGGTGTCAACAGCAAAGAGCAATCTTTGTGAGAGAGATCGTGTCTGCGCTCCGCCTGTGGTATGGGCGTGCCTCCATCAGACGAGATCGAGACCCATGAGCGACCGCCCCTTCAATTCCCGCAAGCCCCGTTTCCAGCGCCCGCAGGGCAAGAAGCAGGGTCGTCGGGACGCCCAGAGCTGGCGGCCCGCCCATGAGATCGACACGACGGTTCTGTACGGCTGGCATCCGGTCGTCGAGGCGCTGCGCAACAACCGGCGCAAAATTCGTCGGCTCCTGGCCACCGAGAATTCGCTGCGCCGCCTGCAGGAGGAATTGGGAGCGCCCCTGCCCCTGGAGCCCGAAATGGTGCGCCCGGACGAGATCAATCGCCTCCTTGAGCCCGATGCGGTCCACCAGGGCCTCTATGCGGAGGCGGATCCCCTGCCCTCGCCGTCCGTGGAGACCTTGAGCGGCCAGCGTGTGGTTCTGGCCCTCGATCAGATCACCGATCCCCACAATGTGGGCGCCATTGTCCGCACGGCGGCCGCCTTCAACGTGGAGGCCATCATCACGACCGCCCGCCACAGCCCGGCCGCCACCGGCGTGCTGGCCAAGTCCGCCTCCGGCGGCCTGGAGCATGTTCCCTTCATGATCGTGAAGAACCTGGGCGATACCCTGACGGCCCTGGGAGAACGCGGCTTCCAGCGAATCGGCCTCGATTCGGAGGGTGGGGCCAATATCGACGAGCTACAGCTCAGGTTGCCCCTGGTTCTCGTCCTCGGCTCGGAGGGGAAAGGCCTGCGCCAGAGAACCCGTGAATGTTGCGATGCGATCGGCCGGCTCGACATGCCCGGGGAAATCAAGAGCCTCAATGTCTCCAATGCCGCTGCCATCTCGCTTTTCGCAGTAACGAAAGCGGTTTCGAAAACCTCGTGATCCGCACCGGTATAATACAAGTATCTGAAATATCTATTCTTTCTAATTCAATTCGGAATTCTTAGACGGAAGTCGAAAATACGAATTGGCAATTGTGGAGAGTCGCGGCGGCGCTAGCCTCATCTTCCATGGGATTCCTGGCCATCCACCATGGCCACGACGCCTCAGCTCAACCGAGCAGCCCTCGGCTTGATGCGACAGACCCGGACCACCGGGCTGACCAAAAATGGAAGGGAACGCTATGGCAACAGCAGCCACCACAGCGCGTTCGGCCGCCGCAAGCCGGCCGATGACGCGCGAAGAGCGGAAGGTGATTCTCGCCTCCTCGCTCGGTACCGTCTTCGAATGGTACGACTTCTATCTCTACGGATC
This window of the Microvirga sp. TS319 genome carries:
- a CDS encoding YncE family protein, with translation MRLFHGENLEEERRLELGQDADNIRVDSVGNRVIVGYGQGSFAITDARENRTVAQIALHGHPESFRLESGGSRIFVNVPDAHAVEVADGGSGTVTARWPTVRSSANFPMALDETSRQVLVVFRNPAMLTAYSMQDGVPVASARTCGDADDVFVDAKRHRVYVSCGDGHLDVFQDAGTFRRLARIPTASGARTALFVPELDRLFLAVRASAHEPAAIWVYRPDP
- a CDS encoding DUF1259 domain-containing protein, which encodes MPGGVYRIGLPRTDLNVTLDGVAIKPALALGSWLAFKPMGNEVTVMGDLVLTQEEINPVLTRLEQGGVEITALHSHLLRSSPATMYMHVHGQGEPAKLAAILREALNASRTPFGAETAGISPQAAAQASTTASTGSALDLDTAAIDRALGRKGKMNGGVYQVSVSRAEAVRDNGMEVPAAMGSAIAINFQPTGSGKAAIAGDFVLTANEVNPVIKALQSNGIEVAAVHNHMLMDEPRLFFMHFWANNDAHKLANGLRAALDQVETAKD
- a CDS encoding HAD family hydrolase; protein product: MDPQAIDQTLRDFVRGSRFIQEGAVVTDLDGTAVHEFEGRIVIPDAVSHSLKRLRDHGRPVILNSLRFPLNVIRTFGREWYAISNAPLPLVSLNGGLMGRLVETREGEIAFEEIHAFPLTAAELDEVLVGVQGLVDGGIDDLVLFYYPRDWTQGELIWTPVPEKVGEIRAKYLSATRVTSSPVGALRNDLHAHEICMIFLLINAEEDQLMAYQHAKRSNFVTHDGIDKLSGLEALAGQLGLDLAQAVGAGDTPMDSFLKGVGLAVHVGDLALEYKGLTATVKVRGSRELGGLFTRLATLLEGGFR
- a CDS encoding phosphotransferase family protein; amino-acid sequence: MMPQPPTVSERQARAMARAIIIHHFGSKPRRVSQKGGGLTNFVYEANHAEGDFIVRMSPQPSKVKEYLKEQWAMARAHEVGVPVPEVLEVGADVVPVPYMVSRKVAGREATHHPERMAVLREMGRLTALIHTIPTSGFGHTFDWSSNQLSRKETWAEYLKRELHIEQRLKVLEANRMLSKPQLTALRATLHEIESLEEDTVLNHGDMRLKNVMVNDTGNITAVIDWEFCSSNVAPHWDLALALHDLSVDAKQAFLGGYGVSEKEVRAMAPILKALNVINYAPFVERAAEEQDEPRLEQYRTRFSGALDLYSL
- a CDS encoding DUF2231 domain-containing protein; amino-acid sequence: MVAVSSPGPLRPLHPLHAILLAFPFPLFLAALLSDLAYRSSFHVQWANFSSWLIAGGLLVGAFAVLWALVDLFRRATARKGRAIAYFVVLLAMWVLGLVNALVHAKDAWATMPEGLYLSAATALLALVAAWIGYSGFRTGEVA
- a CDS encoding sorbosone dehydrogenase family protein, with the translated sequence MIRPFLLIGALAITLAACNGDPGPEQYGPNPTLPEPQRGLLPSMKIPRPANWGNDLPKVPQGFKIQPIATDLKIPRQTLVLPNGDILVAEGSGGNAPTLRPKDVIAGFIKSLGKSSVKGGDRLTLLRDADGDGTYEMQGVFADNLNAPYGLAFVNGAIYVANQDALVRFDYRDGQTQASGPPTKVTDLPAVINHHWTKAMTASADGRFLYVGIGSNSNITERGMDAEEDRAMVWQIDVQTGMHKPYATGLRNPTALAVQPGTGQLWAVVNERDEIGPNLVPDYLTSVREGGFYGWPYSYWGQNVDPRAQPQDPEKVAAAIRPDYSLGSHVAALGLAFSTPAMGADFAEGVFVGQHGSWNRSVPVGYKVIFVPFRDGRPAGEPVDVVSGFLVDDGNTRGRPVGVTVDPRGAVIIADDLSNTVWRVTRD
- a CDS encoding 3-hydroxyacyl-CoA dehydrogenase NAD-binding domain-containing protein, whose product is MDGVAIVGRGIIGTSWALVFARAGLGVSIWDRAGLGEAKIISDLQASATSLIGTNCAVPPEAFDRIRVHRELRNVLRGARYVQESAPEVLALKRELLRQIADAADPGTIIASSTSGLRPSELADGVAARERFLVVHPLTPPHLLPLTEVVPSPFTSEEVVEHACAFMTEVGQTPVRLLRETPGFVANRVLGAMLNEFFHLVREEVIRPQDVDTIITQGFGLRWACMGPFAAMDLNAPGGIADYLSRYGGIFEKVAKERNASGALDDALIKTLAEAMRAEHSLDANPARAALRDRSIAHVREVRTVVP
- a CDS encoding autotransporter domain-containing protein — translated: MHPMPLGRHLSRSRSTCSCPIRAASPRGGRLRLLGQVGWRYAYGDVAPRALLALSGGAPAFTTAGTPIGRNALVAEAGLD
- a CDS encoding TrmH family RNA methyltransferase codes for the protein MSDRPFNSRKPRFQRPQGKKQGRRDAQSWRPAHEIDTTVLYGWHPVVEALRNNRRKIRRLLATENSLRRLQEELGAPLPLEPEMVRPDEINRLLEPDAVHQGLYAEADPLPSPSVETLSGQRVVLALDQITDPHNVGAIVRTAAAFNVEAIITTARHSPAATGVLAKSASGGLEHVPFMIVKNLGDTLTALGERGFQRIGLDSEGGANIDELQLRLPLVLVLGSEGKGLRQRTRECCDAIGRLDMPGEIKSLNVSNAAAISLFAVTKAVSKTS